From a single Bacteroidia bacterium genomic region:
- a CDS encoding O-antigen ligase family protein: MKPSLFQLGQKSGGAAVFAMVRQWLKEEITLYKLDSTFGYIFLSVLAWIVALLIGRNGLEFSVMLFAVVVLVPILLGALFDLRFGISVMLITGFCVMAFQRLLPEINLEAFLDSTLVIMLFGLFIKQSRERDWRFAWNPVSGMIIVWIVYSVFELTNPWARSNAAWYFAMRSQTGIMFLFFVALYAFRDMKSIRSFVILWMIFAALGGLYGIYQELYGLQGFEWRWLMDDYSRFEDFSTLGRIRKFAFFADPGSFGLIMGLSSLVCMGLIFGSGVPKRKITLLALAAIIMLVGMFTSGTRTAFVILPAGFAFLTFLTLDKRLFILGGAGLIIVVVLVLIPSQSYNLVRFRSTFHPTETTSFQTRMQNHEFIQPYIRSRPIGIGIGSTGVWGQKFSPDTMLSQFPPDSGYVRIAVETGWIGLFLYLGLIFTILAVGTKNYFRIQDPHLKRYQGVFLSAIFAIALANYPQQALTQLPTSIIFYLLSAAVVKIRDFE, translated from the coding sequence ATGAAACCTTCCCTTTTTCAGTTAGGACAAAAGTCTGGCGGCGCTGCTGTGTTCGCTATGGTAAGACAATGGCTGAAAGAGGAAATTACCCTCTACAAACTCGACTCCACGTTTGGTTATATTTTCTTATCCGTGCTGGCATGGATAGTTGCGCTGTTGATCGGCAGAAATGGTCTGGAATTTTCCGTTATGCTTTTTGCGGTCGTAGTGCTCGTTCCCATATTGCTGGGGGCGTTGTTTGACCTTCGGTTTGGTATTTCCGTGATGTTGATCACGGGTTTTTGCGTAATGGCTTTCCAGCGACTTTTGCCGGAAATCAATCTGGAAGCGTTTTTGGACAGCACGCTGGTTATTATGCTTTTTGGTTTGTTTATTAAGCAGTCCAGAGAGCGGGACTGGCGTTTTGCGTGGAACCCGGTGAGTGGTATGATTATCGTATGGATCGTTTACAGTGTTTTTGAACTGACAAATCCCTGGGCGCGTTCGAATGCTGCCTGGTACTTTGCGATGCGGAGCCAGACGGGTATAATGTTTTTGTTTTTTGTCGCGTTGTATGCCTTTCGCGATATGAAGTCCATCCGGTCATTTGTGATTTTGTGGATGATTTTTGCTGCGTTGGGAGGATTGTACGGCATCTATCAGGAGTTATATGGGTTGCAGGGCTTTGAATGGCGGTGGCTGATGGACGACTATAGCCGTTTTGAAGATTTTTCCACGCTGGGCAGAATCCGAAAATTTGCATTTTTTGCTGACCCGGGCAGTTTTGGGCTGATCATGGGGCTGAGTAGTTTGGTTTGTATGGGGCTTATTTTCGGTTCAGGAGTTCCTAAACGGAAAATTACCCTGCTCGCATTAGCCGCGATCATTATGTTGGTCGGGATGTTCACCTCTGGTACACGCACAGCCTTCGTGATTTTGCCGGCTGGGTTTGCGTTTCTCACCTTTCTGACACTGGACAAACGCCTGTTTATACTCGGAGGTGCCGGGCTGATAATAGTGGTTGTATTGGTCTTGATTCCCTCTCAAAGTTATAATCTCGTGCGTTTTCGAAGCACATTCCATCCGACAGAAACTACGTCATTTCAGACGCGGATGCAGAATCACGAATTTATTCAACCCTATATCCGCTCAAGGCCTATCGGTATTGGTATTGGCAGTACAGGTGTGTGGGGGCAAAAGTTTTCCCCTGACACGATGCTTTCTCAGTTTCCCCCCGATAGTGGCTACGTGCGTATTGCAGTGGAAACCGGCTGGATTGGGCTTTTTTTGTACCTGGGGCTGATCTTTACGATATTGGCTGTAGGAACCAAAAATTATTTCAGAATACAGGATCCTCATCTCAAACGGTATCAGGGAGTATTTTTGTCTGCAATCTTTGCGATTGCGCTGGCCAACTATCCGCAACAGGCGCTTACGCAACTTCCCACCAGTATAATTTTTTACCTTCTTTCAGCAGCAGTGGTCAAAATCCGCGATTTCGAGTAA
- a CDS encoding oxygenase MpaB family protein, with translation MKETPSYQEQWTDAWLDKARFRTDPAADAVVASIVDTYGPRKAQEIFEVLIRNVGIPYEQLPEQTQDFFTAHHRLPVWADKEKIRLAEKVFLDHGPKFLVFLYYKSLPTVYSCKNGAPVLTQTGRLALDREGLEKFTRRIAETGQFLLDVMTKGGLTDEGKGVNAILKVRLIHAAIRSFILLGEWDTATRGKPINQEDMAITLMTFSISMIDSMPKFGLDLGEKESEAFLHAWKVAGHLMGLEAELLPDSVEAGRYLHDKILSRQSGTSEDGLILTQALISFVAQAAPGKILDPAPQILMRYLIGDHLADMMGVESRKGCLGWLVPHSLKSLFSYTERMEDRQEPVAWVMERVAAHLLEKMVGYFDHYKGRKFEIDPELRRHWEV, from the coding sequence ATGAAAGAAACACCTTCTTACCAAGAGCAGTGGACAGACGCGTGGCTCGATAAAGCCCGCTTCCGCACAGATCCCGCGGCTGATGCCGTGGTTGCGTCAATCGTTGATACGTATGGTCCCAGGAAAGCGCAGGAAATCTTTGAGGTTCTGATCCGGAATGTAGGCATTCCATACGAACAACTTCCTGAGCAAACCCAGGATTTTTTCACAGCACACCATCGATTGCCAGTATGGGCAGACAAGGAGAAGATCCGCCTGGCAGAAAAGGTTTTCCTCGATCATGGCCCCAAGTTTCTGGTGTTTTTATATTACAAATCTCTTCCTACGGTGTACTCCTGTAAGAATGGAGCACCGGTGTTGACGCAAACCGGCAGGTTGGCGTTGGACAGAGAAGGGCTGGAAAAATTTACACGCCGTATAGCCGAAACAGGTCAGTTTCTGCTCGATGTCATGACAAAGGGCGGGCTCACTGATGAAGGGAAAGGCGTAAATGCGATTCTGAAGGTCAGGCTGATCCATGCAGCGATTCGCAGTTTTATCCTTTTAGGTGAATGGGACACAGCCACGCGGGGAAAGCCGATCAATCAGGAAGATATGGCGATTACGCTGATGACTTTTTCGATTAGTATGATAGATTCGATGCCGAAGTTTGGGTTGGATCTTGGCGAAAAAGAATCTGAAGCCTTTTTACATGCGTGGAAGGTTGCCGGGCATCTGATGGGGTTGGAGGCCGAATTATTGCCCGACTCGGTAGAAGCTGGGCGTTATCTGCACGACAAGATCCTTTCGAGGCAGTCTGGGACGTCGGAAGACGGGCTTATATTGACACAAGCGCTTATTTCATTTGTCGCACAGGCTGCGCCGGGGAAGATCCTGGATCCTGCGCCACAGATTTTGATGCGATACCTTATTGGAGACCATTTGGCGGATATGATGGGGGTCGAATCGCGTAAAGGCTGTTTGGGCTGGCTGGTTCCGCATAGTTTGAAGTCATTGTTTAGCTATACCGAGCGAATGGAAGACCGTCAGGAACCGGTAGCGTGGGTGATGGAGCGGGTAGCAGCCCATTTGCTGGAAAAAATGGTCGGTTATTTTGATCATTATAAAGGACGGAAATTTGAGATCGACCCAGAGTTGAGGCGTCATTGGGAAGTGTAG
- a CDS encoding sensor histidine kinase yields the protein MWKRAWASGFWLLAFWLQAQGQGELILSDPLILSGIEVMVQPMLADSAQNDHLNTQFLPMTEHAFPLGIEAKSAKWITGKLYNHADTSVELFFLSYRFNIQCWQKDTGDSLSGFALAGPDAPLPRGFPLEERHTFRSVIPPGGEYDFRLAVPGESLDSNEFHLFAYDRESLYTKAYQNYFNRKSYLHIYLVSMSILGFQILFALLLWGIIRQVMYLLYALYIIPLALSLHLQYADFIYMPLPFFFSQITLDPIAHNMYFVAFGFYFLFSDRFLQISRNDATGKKLIRVALTSIAFYIPVNFILFLTYQKIASFVWFMSFSMILLVLSIWLIKRVFFKKDTSARLLIIGSLFFILGALSNIISSLSLRILGHALIENFSINFFFFAVPVELLFFSSAIAYKFRQDEIQKTLSSEALVEKMKENELLNAQIQDIRDRIARDLHDDIGATLSSIALYSEVARREGSANNSIKGILEKISAQAREMVGRMSDVVWAIQPRNEGMNALVRKLDDAVATLLVPAEIGWKMMLSDDIVSVSLTIDQKKNIILIFREAINNIAKHSHAGFVTISIYLSDGYFNLDIADNGKGFDQKTIRQGNGLLSMKKRAEECSGILKIDSVEKQGTTFSFRMPINNYGNPV from the coding sequence ATGTGGAAAAGGGCTTGGGCTAGCGGATTTTGGCTTTTGGCTTTTTGGCTTCAGGCACAGGGACAGGGAGAATTGATTCTTTCAGACCCGCTGATTCTCTCGGGTATTGAGGTAATGGTTCAACCAATGCTGGCTGACAGTGCGCAAAATGATCATCTGAATACCCAGTTCCTGCCAATGACAGAGCACGCGTTCCCATTAGGCATAGAAGCTAAATCTGCAAAATGGATTACCGGTAAACTTTACAATCACGCAGATACCAGCGTAGAATTATTTTTTCTAAGTTACCGGTTTAACATCCAATGCTGGCAAAAGGATACCGGGGATTCCTTATCCGGCTTCGCTCTTGCAGGCCCTGACGCGCCCCTGCCGAGAGGATTCCCTTTGGAAGAAAGACATACGTTTCGCTCTGTAATCCCTCCTGGCGGGGAATACGATTTCAGACTTGCCGTCCCGGGTGAATCGCTAGACTCCAACGAATTTCATTTGTTTGCCTATGATCGTGAAAGTTTATATACAAAGGCTTATCAGAACTATTTTAATCGAAAATCATACCTCCACATCTATCTGGTTTCTATGTCAATCCTGGGTTTCCAGATATTATTTGCCTTGCTATTATGGGGGATCATCAGGCAGGTTATGTATCTTTTATATGCTTTGTATATTATTCCGCTGGCGCTTTCTCTTCACCTGCAATATGCGGACTTTATATACATGCCGCTCCCCTTCTTTTTTTCGCAGATTACGCTTGACCCGATTGCCCATAATATGTATTTCGTTGCTTTTGGGTTCTATTTTTTGTTTTCAGACAGGTTTTTGCAAATCTCTCGAAATGATGCAACAGGTAAAAAACTGATTCGGGTGGCGCTTACCAGTATTGCCTTCTATATCCCTGTAAATTTTATCTTATTCCTCACCTACCAAAAGATAGCTTCATTTGTTTGGTTTATGTCTTTTTCCATGATCTTATTAGTGCTGAGCATTTGGTTGATAAAAAGAGTTTTTTTTAAGAAAGATACTTCTGCCAGGTTGTTGATTATTGGCAGCTTGTTTTTTATCCTCGGCGCACTGTCAAATATTATTTCGTCCTTAAGCTTAAGGATATTGGGACATGCACTAATAGAAAATTTTTCAATCAATTTCTTCTTCTTTGCTGTTCCTGTCGAACTATTGTTCTTCTCTTCGGCTATTGCCTATAAATTCCGGCAAGACGAAATCCAAAAAACGCTCTCCAGTGAGGCATTGGTGGAGAAAATGAAAGAAAACGAATTGCTGAATGCACAGATTCAGGATATACGTGATCGTATTGCCCGCGATCTTCACGATGATATTGGGGCTACCTTAAGCAGTATCGCTCTCTACTCAGAAGTAGCCCGGCGGGAAGGTTCGGCCAATAACTCCATAAAAGGCATTCTCGAAAAAATCTCTGCTCAGGCAAGGGAAATGGTGGGAAGAATGAGCGATGTCGTTTGGGCGATTCAACCAAGAAATGAGGGAATGAACGCACTGGTAAGAAAATTGGATGATGCGGTGGCGACGCTTTTAGTACCTGCAGAAATTGGCTGGAAAATGATGCTTTCCGATGATATCGTATCGGTTTCACTGACGATTGACCAAAAGAAAAATATCATCCTGATTTTCCGGGAAGCCATCAACAATATTGCAAAACATTCGCATGCTGGTTTTGTCACAATCTCCATCTATTTATCGGACGGCTATTTTAATCTGGACATTGCGGATAACGGAAAGGGTTTTGATCAAAAAACCATCAGGCAGGGCAACGGATTGCTGAGTATGAAAAAACGGGCGGAAGAATGTAGCGGGATTCTTAAAATAGATTCTGTAGAAAAACAGGGAACAACTTTTTCTTTTCGCATGCCTATAAATAACTATGGGAATCCCGTTTAA